Below is a genomic region from Brassica oleracea var. oleracea cultivar TO1000 chromosome C9, BOL, whole genome shotgun sequence.
TTTGATGAACTTGGTGGGGAACACAAAGCAAAACGTTAACAAAGAGCTTCCTCACCACATCAATTACAAGAGGTACAAATAGTAATAACTTTGATTAGCAGAGTCAAAACACCAAAGGCAGTAGTAAAACATACATTCAAGAGAAGACACAAGAGTTGCTCAGTAACATAAATATTTGACCAGGGAGGCTTCACCTGGTGAGTTTGAAATACAAGATGAAGATAATAGCAAGGACAAGGACCGTGATGATAGCCCCAATGGTCCACTTGTTCCTATTCATCCTCCTCGTCATTGCTGTCAATATCTTCTTGCTCTTCCCCACGTTATCATCAACTCCATGAAGCGTCTCATGTGCGCGTAAAAGAGACTGTCTCTGTCCATGCAAATCCTGAAGGATTGAAACACCAAGCTCCTCAGTCTCCAGCATCGTTTTCCGGCTGTCCTTGATTCTGTCTGTGGTTCTGCCTAAACGGTCTGTTGACATCATCAATCTCGATCTTTGATCAGCTGAAGCCTAAAAACCAAAACCACAGGAATCAAAGCATGTCTTAACAAAATGGTATCAAGAAACAAAGTATACATACCGTCACAGTGTCTGCCATACCAGCTTCTAGCAACTCGTCTCGAGCAGATGCGTTTAGGTGCCCAGAAGTAATTCTCTTCACTTCAGTCTTGAAGTTATTCAGGTCTGATTTGTATTCTCTTAGTTTCACAAGGAGGCTGGATTTAACACTTGGTGGAAGGCTTCTCACCTCAAGGTCCATCTTCTTAATCTGGATCAAGATGTAGTAGAGCAGTTATTAAAAGAACATGTCCATATTTTGATATTTGGAGCTACATAGATGAGGGGAGGGGACATTACCAATGTTTCCGCATCCTCAACTCCGGATTTGATTTCAGACAGCTTCTGCTTCTTTTGTTCTGTATAAGGAAAAGATCTAAAGCATAAAAAAAAAGCAGTGAAGAGTGATGATCTATTCATATATCATTATTTGTGTTGATATCACTTCCAATAATAAAGATTTGTTTTGTTCGTGTGGACGTAACCAATTTGGTGAGCCACGTTAAATCTCTGTGTCCGAATTACTTATTTGTGTGTTTCATCATTTTGTTTCTGGCATCAGCTATAACAATTTAATTATTCATAGTCGCATTCTATCAAATTTTTTACCTCCATCAAGAGCAATAGCTGAAGTACATTTCTTGGAGAGATTTGCAGAAATCTCACAGTATTGCCTCTCGTATCCTTCGAACACGCGACTCATCGTTCACTAGTCTCTCAATTATTAAAAAACCTTCAAAACAATCATACAAGGAAAAATAGAAATGAGCTAACGATGATTGATCTCTGAAACAACATCCTAACTAATTGATCATACAAAGTATGTAACCGGTTTAATCATATATACAAAACCGGTTTTAATAATAACATCCAATCCTCGAATGATTATCGTCTACTTTGAGCTAGATCGTGGAAAACAACCTCGAAAATGAAGCCCGAACCAGAGAAGGCGATGTTACAGAGACGAAGGGAAGAGGAGATTACGGGACGAGAATTGATCGGTGAAGAAGAGGAGCGCCGGCGAGGGGATGTTGATCGACGCGGAGATCCGGAGACGGTCACGCGATTCTGGAAACAGAACGATAAAAAGATTAATTTGTTTTTTTGGTTGTAAATGATAAAATAGAAAATTGGTTAAGTTTGTTGAGAGATTATACCGGACGGTTATGAGTATGGTTTACTTAATACACTAGAGCACATGTTCATTTTGTTTATTAACAAGAACTAAGAACTAAGATCCTCGTCTTGCGCGGGATTAACATTATATATAAAAATTATTTTATGTATTAAATATTTTAACATATTATCAAATAATAAATACATATTAAATAATTAAAAGTCAGTAACTATTAAAAATATAATTAAATTGGTGCGAACATATAAATCAATTGTATTAATCCAAAAAAAAAAATTATTTGATAGGATATGTTATTAAATTTAAATGATACTAACATAGATAATATATTTTAGTATATTTTTAATATTAATGTCTATTAAATGATGATTTCTACTCATATAGTTTTTTGATCATTTGTATATTTTATAGAAAAAAATTTAAATTATTTCCTATGCAGACGAGGTAAGATAGAAATCCTAGATTCCAAGTCAATGTGTCAAGCAAGCAATCAATAAATTTCTATAAATCCAGAAGACTAGAACTCTTAGGGCATCTCCAATACAACACTATTTTTTCTTCTATATTTTACACTAAAATAGAGTAACTCTAATATGGAGCTGGATTTGCTCTAGTGGTTTACTCTATAATAGAGTTACACTATTATAAAGTAAAACTAGGTGGTAACAGGCACCCTTGTGCGGGATGAGAATATAAAAAAATTGTATTTATATTTTACTTTATTATTTCAACTTTATATGTTGGTTACATTCTTATATTAGGTTTGTATTATTTGAGTTGTGAATTTGTTATATATAACATATTACTGGGTTTTATCTAAAATAAAAATGGTGGTATTTTATATGGACATTTAAAATTTAAAAAGGAACTACGGACTAATTAGATAATAACATTATTTAAAATATTGATTGTCCATATCTATACTATTAAAGCAGGATCCTATTGTCATAATTACCTTAGGGGCATGTTTCCTTCACTAACATTGCATGTTTCATTAAGGGCAATTAAGTAATATTAATAACAAATCTATATTGGGTCATTATTTTTGGATCCATCCCAAATCAAATCTCTCTTGGGTCATTTGGGCCTATTAAAAAATCAGATTCAATTCTCACCTTTTTTTTTCCTTTGGACCATTGAGTCCAAGTTCAAATAATTTTTTTTCAACTATTCTTAATTATTATTTTTTCTTTTCTTAATATAATTTAAGCATTCATAAAAATAATTGAATTTTTTTATTGAAAAGTATAAATCTTTATTAAAAGTATATAATTTTTTAATTAAAATATTAACCCCATAATAAAATTAATTTATCAGAGTTATACCAACTTAATTCATTAAAAAAATAAAGTTTAATTTTTTTAACATAAATAGTCATTTAAAATGAAATACGATAAATAAAGATAAAATTTTTAAGTCTTTTATAAAATAAAACACAAATATATGAAAATGTGACATTTACTAAATATTTGTCAATTAAAAAAAAACAAAAATAAACCCGCGCTTTGAAAGCGCGGGTCAAAATCTAGTTAAGCTATTAATTGCAATGAATATAGATTTGACTTTGAGAGTGTTTCAAAAAAAAAAAAATAGATTTGACTTTGAGAATCTTTGTTATTATGAGAAAACGTTTTTCACTATCTCAATTTTTGTAGTAAGAACTAAGAAGCATGCCACGGTCTACATGGGTTGTGGTACCACCGACGATCAACAACCCAAGATCCTTAGAGAGTTTTTTGACAAAATGTGGGATCCGCGCGTCTAAAAATTTTAAAAACCACTTCCAGAAATTACCAATTAAGGATCGGTAATTAGGGGGTTTTGGCACTGTTTGCGGACCCCACCGATACGTGGCAACCCGCAATTAGCTTATTTTTAATTTAAAAAAAAAAAAAAAACACTCTAAGGATCGCTTATGCGATAATCACGGTCTTAAAACATTATATATTAGGAATAACATGAAGATGTAGTGCTGACTGGTTTGAGAAGCTATTAGAATTGATCATGATATATGCCAAAAGACGTGGTAGTACAAGAAGTAGTACATGAAGTCATTCGGGAAGCTAAGCTGTGAGGCGACTACTGAAATACATAAGTGGATAACATGGGCTCGACTTATACAAGCCAATACGTGGCTATTGAGTTGGGTACACATCTTAAATAGTATATTTAAGATGAGGAAGAACTTCCTTATTCTTAACAGAAGAAAAAGGAAAGATTGCTAAAAATCATAGGTTTAAGGTTTTGGCAATCAAATAAATACTAGGAAGCCGTCAAAGAAAAAGGCACGCGCCCAAGGTATTCTTGAGAGAGACACACAGGTGTGTGGCGTCGTCCCACTAGGCAGATGGCGAGATCTGTTGGTGGTTTAGTTGTAGAGAACTATGCTCTTCATAATAACAATAAGTAGTAGTTGCTGTAACCATTGTAAACTAGATAAGAGTGGTAGGCACAAGTGTGTGTCAGATACCATATAGCAATTGTAGGTTGCGGCCTTTTCCAGTGAATGGTTTCTGGACGTGGTCCCGAGGATGTAGGAAACGAACCCCGTTAACAAATCTCTATGTGTTCTTTACTTTATGCTCATACATGTTATACATGCACTCGAACACATACTAGCCACAACATTAACATAACATAATCCAAAACATTATAAAATGAACATCTAATCAACATCGTTGTCACATAACACTAATAATGATCTTGGATTTCATGAACAATTAGGATAAGGAATGCCACAAGACGCTAGGGCCAAGCGACCTTGCTCGGAAGTAAAATATGGTTTCAAAGCTGGATTCTTTATGAAATCACAAAAACATGGTTCTTGTACTTTCAGATTCTTGCAACACTCTGGCTTTAATTTATCTCCAATGAGTATGGCTGGAAAGCATCCTGTGATATCGATAGTGGTGCAAGGTGGTTTCGTAGATTGGGGTTTGATGCCTGTTGAGTTGATCGGTGCCATAGACGACAAGAAGGTTACAGCAAACGCGATGCGTACTAGTGTTGAAAGCTTCATGCCTTTTGACTTTTCTCTCTACTACCAATGCTTTTCTCTTTGCTTATCTGTGTTTAAAGAGATTTTTATCAGTATGTAGTGTTTAACTAGGGATGGTGAAACAGTTATATATATAAGATATGAGCATCTGAAAAATATGAGATTGTGCAATGAATCATTTCTAAATATATATCAAAAATGGAAAGCAATAATATTTGAAAATTTGTTTAGTATATATATCAAAATTAGAAAGCAATATTTTTATTGAAACTAAAATATTTTTTACCTCTCTTAACAAAAGTCAATCAAGACATGAGTTTATAGCCAAGATGGAAGAATCCAAGTGTATCATGGAAACATCTAAGTGTTTATGATATGTATATTATATCTACACTTGGTATCCAATCATCACTAACCACGGGGCACCAAATACACAATATGTCAACTCCTTAATTTCACAAACAATTAGATGTACAGTGGAACTTAACTTGAACTTACTAAAACTGAAAAACATTCCCAAATAAGAAAACTTTACTACGTTACTAACAAAGCCATTTCTTTTTCTTTTCAGTCTAATCTTCTGAGCAAGTACTCCACTTGAACTTCTTTTGTCAAAGGCATAATCCAATCTCCATACAAGTGCCCCACCAAGATAGGACTGATTTTGTAAACATGAGACTCATCAACCTCTTCTTCTTTCTCCTCTATGCCCACTTTCACTTCTTGCCCGTATGTTCGTGTTTTCATCTCAACTCTCTTCTTCACCGCCTCCTCCACCGTCGGGAACGTCAGCATATCCATCAACGCAACCTTATCCTATAGAGAGAGTGAAAGCACATCATAAAATTTGTGTATAAGAACTATGGAGAAGTGGATACATACTTGTGCTTTGATGGCGGACTCATATGCCTCAGGCGACGCTTGGAACTTGGCCTCTGCCACAAACTTACCATAATGGATCCTCTTTGAAAGAGACTGCAACGGGCATTAAAAAGATCATCAAACCTTTGTTTCTAATAACAAGCAAAAAGGTTATTGGGATGTTTAAAAACGAACCTGAAGACAGATAGCGTCACACACAGCTGTTGAACCGTAGTTACCATCATCCCCTTTCCTCACTAGCCTTGGGAGAAGGTCTCTAAAGTACATGTTCCATATCTTCTTGTTTATGTTGATCGAGTCAGCAGCAAAATGCAAAACCTACTTGACAAGAAACAAAACTGAATCCCCTTAGCACCTAGTACACCCAGGGGCCCGTCCATAGGCCAGTGACCTATGACCTATGACCCCCAAGTTTTTTAAAAGAAATTACAAACAAATAGGCCACCAAATTTATATAATTCTTTAAATATTAAATCGGTCTCCAAATTTTTTTTAAAGAAAATTACAAAGAAATAAACCACCAAATTTATAAAAAAAAATTATATTAAATGGTCAATGGTCTCCAAAAATTTTAAAATAAAATTTTAAAGAAATAAGCCGCCAAATTTATATAAAACTTTTTTTTATATTAAATCGTCTTAAATCTCAGGGCCGGCCATCAACAAAAAAACACTAAAGACCTTCGGGTACTGGAGAGGAGGCAACATAGGCTCTGGCAAATCCTCAGGGAAGTAAGGATGTTCATCAGGGCTCTGGAACCTACCAACCTATTCATCAAAAAAGGTTCCATCAGGTAACCATAATCTCGAGATATACCAACCATTAGGGATTTTTATCATTATTACGTTATTGTTTTTTACCTTAGCGTGAAGCGTCTCAGTGCCTTTGACCATGTACTCAACCAGAGAGCCTTTGAATCCGTCCATGTCGAAAGCAGTGGGATCATATGTATCTTCGTTGTAACAGTACTTGGCTCTCTCTAGCAGACCGAATATAATACTGTCCTCTTGTCGGATCAAAGAGTTTCGTATGCCTTCGAGAGTTAAGCTCTCGCTTTCGTCCACTCGTTTCTTTCTTGTTGATTCGTACCCGTTGAGGGTCGTGACGGCGTGAACGGAGCTTGTTCTGTAGCGTGGTGGCTTTGAGGGAGGAAGAGAAGAGAGGACAGAGAAGGAAGGTTTGGATAACTGAGGAGGGGGTAGCACGCGTCGATGGTCGAGGAACCCAATCGCAGGGGAGTAACAAGATGATCTCATCGACAACAGTGACGACTCCATTGATGAGAAAAAACAGAGGAGGTGGAGAAAACAGAGGATCGAGACAGAGGATCATGAGCAGAGGAAGTAGAGATGTTTAAAGGAATTAGACATTTGGGGGTAGGTGTGTAGTTGGTGAGGAGAGAGAGAGTTGGTGGAGTCAGAGGAGAAGAGAGAGAGAAAGGTAGGCTTGTCGGCGTACACGACTTTAGCCCACTAAAAAGTGTTATTATTACAGTACATACTATTAACTCTACTATTAATGTTCATTCATTTCAAACTAGTATTTATTATGACAAGTCTTTTTTTGGCTAAAACTACATCCCATGTAAAACAAGAATTTTTTACTTCTCCAAGACACTTTGTCTTTGGATTTACATCCCAATACACTTTTTACATGTGACAACCTTTCTTTTTAGTTAATGTTTTCTATGTCCGTCTTTGGAAAGTAAAAAAAAAATCAAACTGGTTGGAGCCTATTGGTTTACCTATTGTACCAACCACTCTCTAATTCGAACTCACAATCCTATTTTCTTATTCTAAAATCGCAGCATTTCTCAAGACGCCCTTTTTGCGATGATTTTTTAGAACCCTAGATTCGATTCTTCACTCACTCTCTTTCCATTCTCGCCTCCGCAACACCGCCAACCTCTTGCTTCCGAATCAATCCATCTCTGTCAGTCTTCTCACTCTTCCATTGTCGCCTCTGTAACCCCACTATTCTCACGAATCAACACCGCCGTTCTCAGTCCTTCCAGTTCAAGTCATGCAAGGTTTGTTTCTTCCTAATCTACATCTTATATGTTCGGATCCAGTACTGTATGTTTCTATTACATGTTTCATATTCGAGTTTCTTCCTAATCTACATCTTATATGTTCGGATCCAGTACTGTATGTTTCTATTACATGTTTCATATTCGAGTTTCTTCCTAATCTACATCTTATATGTTCGGATCCAGTACTGTATGTTTCTATTACATGTTTCATATTCGAGTTTCTTCCTAATCTACACTATCAATTTCTTGATTCAAACCTAAAGAACACCGTTTTGTGTTTGTTTCCTTTTACATATTTAGTTTACTTTCTCGTACCCAAAAACTCGATTTCACCGTTTTTATATTTGAAAAAATAAATTTTTACGTCAGAAGGTTTTGTGGACGATATATACGTCAGATGATTTTGTGTACGAAGTACAAGTAAGGATACTTGTAGACGGATTCCAGAATA
It encodes:
- the LOC106315600 gene encoding vesicle transport v-SNARE 13 → MSRVFEGYERQYCEISANLSKKCTSAIALDGEQKKQKLSEIKSGVEDAETLIKKMDLEVRSLPPSVKSSLLVKLREYKSDLNNFKTEVKRITSGHLNASARDELLEAGMADTVTASADQRSRLMMSTDRLGRTTDRIKDSRKTMLETEELGVSILQDLHGQRQSLLRAHETLHGVDDNVGKSKKILTAMTRRMNRNKWTIGAIITVLVLAIIFILYFKLTR
- the LOC106313738 gene encoding chorismate mutase 1, chloroplastic-like, with product MESSLLSMRSSCYSPAIGFLDHRRVLPPPQLSKPSFSVLSSLPPSKPPRYRTSSVHAVTTLNGYESTRKKRVDESESLTLEGIRNSLIRQEDSIIFGLLERAKYCYNEDTYDPTAFDMDGFKGSLVEYMVKGTETLHAKVGRFQSPDEHPYFPEDLPEPMLPPLQYPKVLHFAADSININKKIWNMYFRDLLPRLVRKGDDGNYGSTAVCDAICLQSLSKRIHYGKFVAEAKFQASPEAYESAIKAQDKVALMDMLTFPTVEEAVKKRVEMKTRTYGQEVKVGIEEKEEEVDESHVYKISPILVGHLYGDWIMPLTKEVQVEYLLRRLD